A part of Helicobacter himalayensis genomic DNA contains:
- a CDS encoding nitronate monooxygenase → MIMQLKPLKIGKHTIKYPIFQGGMGVGISWDKLAGNVSKEGGLGIISAVGTGYYQKMQFVERIVNLKPFEAINFYSKQALGEIIKNARKICNNAPLGVNILYAINEYGRVVRDACEAGANIIVTGAGLPTNMPEFSKKFPEVALVPIVSSAKALRIICKRWKERYCRIPDAVVVEGPLSGGHQGFTYEDCFKPEFQLESILPQVVAEARQWGEIPIIAAGGIWDRDDINRMLSLGASGVQMGTRFLGSFECDAPAYRELMLKVKEEDIALIKSPVGYPARAIKMGVLARLEEGNAPKVRCVSNCVSPCNRGVEAKKVGYCIADSLGAGHLGDMQNGLFFTGANGYKINKIQSVNEIIAELTQE, encoded by the coding sequence ATAATAATGCAGTTAAAACCTCTAAAAATAGGCAAACACACGATTAAATACCCTATCTTTCAAGGTGGAATGGGTGTAGGAATAAGCTGGGACAAACTCGCTGGGAATGTTTCAAAAGAAGGCGGGCTTGGAATTATAAGCGCCGTTGGCACGGGATATTATCAAAAAATGCAGTTTGTAGAAAGAATAGTTAATTTAAAACCTTTTGAGGCGATTAATTTTTACTCTAAACAAGCATTAGGCGAGATTATTAAAAATGCGAGAAAAATTTGTAATAACGCTCCACTGGGCGTAAATATCCTCTATGCGATAAATGAATATGGGCGCGTGGTGAGAGATGCGTGCGAGGCAGGGGCAAATATTATCGTCACAGGTGCGGGGTTACCAACAAATATGCCAGAATTTAGCAAAAAATTCCCCGAAGTCGCGCTTGTGCCGATTGTCTCTTCTGCTAAGGCGTTGCGTATTATTTGCAAGCGTTGGAAAGAACGTTATTGCAGGATTCCAGATGCAGTGGTGGTTGAAGGACCTTTGAGCGGTGGGCATCAGGGCTTTACTTATGAAGATTGTTTTAAGCCGGAGTTTCAATTAGAATCTATTTTGCCCCAAGTTGTCGCAGAAGCAAGACAATGGGGCGAGATTCCAATCATTGCAGCAGGCGGGATTTGGGATAGAGATGATATTAATCGAATGCTAAGTCTAGGTGCGAGTGGCGTGCAGATGGGGACGCGCTTTTTAGGTTCATTTGAGTGTGATGCGCCCGCGTATAGGGAGCTTATGCTAAAGGTGAAAGAAGAAGACATTGCGCTTATCAAATCGCCTGTGGGCTATCCTGCACGCGCGATAAAAATGGGTGTGCTAGCGCGCTTAGAAGAAGGCAATGCCCCGAAAGTACGCTGTGTGAGCAACTGCGTCTCGCCTTGTAATCGTGGTGTGGAGGCTAAAAAAGTGGGCTATTGTATTGCAGATTCTCTAGGAGCAGGGCATTTGGGCGATATGCAAAATGGCTTATTTTTTACTGGTGCAAATGGTTATAAAATCAATAAGATTCAAAGCGTGAATGAAATCATCGCAGAGCTTACGCAAGAATAA